gttatcgaggttccactgtaatatatcTACGCCTATGGTGGTTGTAAAACTGTTgttgatattcattttagagcgtTTTTAgatgaaaatgataaaaaaatttgaatcgtttttttatcattttagtCACATTCAACTGATTACCGTATTTACACATTATCTCAGTCTTTGTTTAAATTTGAATTGAACCGTTTAAAAATAGAGTAGATAGTAGTAGAGTAGTAGAGACGTGATATCTCATTTTGACAGATCTAGAGTAATTGCTTTGTGACAACAGGGCTTTATTCAAAGTAATATCGTGAGTATTGTTGATGTTACTAAGAGTTCtgtatctaaaataaaaaaaaaattaaaaacaaatgacgTGAAGGATTACCCACGAAGGGGTAGAAGTCGATATACAACAGCAGCACGAGATCGGcagatatgggccattccacgaacatacgcctgttttggattacttcgacaacgaatattttactgtgcaacataagaagtacgaaagtaaatggcggcgctaataattattaaaataaacaacaatgtaatttgcaatttactttcgttcttcttattttgcacagtaaaatattcgttgtcgaagtaatccaaaacaggcgtatgttcgtggaatggcccatataatTGATGGCTCGAATAAATCGTCTGGAATCTACAAGTGACAATTATACACAAGTATCTACAATGTACAAGTATATTTAGAGAATTGCTAGACTTCACTGACTGAATATTTTACGGCAAACAATAACACGATGACTAAATGCTGTAAATTTGTATCCTAGAAGACCCTTACATATTCCTAAACTAACCTACCATCCTGCCAACACAAAATAGTAAGGTTGCAATGGGCTACAAAACTGGTACATCATGGTCCTAACTGGAATAACGTGATGTTCTTTGATGAATCAACAATTGGCTTGGTTTCTGACTCATACTGGTTTAGAGGGCCCCAGGACGGCAAGTCAGACTAGAAACAGCCCAACCGCGTGCCCCATTTGAAGTTGGTAGTATTATGATTCGGGGTGGTATTATGAGTGGTACACGGACGCCACTGCTAGTTCTGGAGAGAAGAGTTACTGGTGCTGTGTACATCAAGAAAGTTTTAAATTCTGTCGTGCGTCTATTCAGAGGGGCAGTAGGTGATGGATTTGTGTTTATGCATGACAAAACTAACACGCCTCCTCATCGAACAGCAGCGGTACAAAATTTTCTAGAAGAAGAAAGAGTATCTATATTACAGTTGCCCTTGAATTTCCCCGACACGAACGTCATTGAACATGTTTAGGACATTCTCAAAACACGCGTCAAGAAGTGAAACAATCCCCTTATTACCCTTTGAGAACAAGATGCTGCTCATGAAGGATGAGAGAGAATTACGCAAACCCAGCTCAACCAGTTAATCGGTAGCATGCCAAATCGCCTACAGGCATGCATGCAGTTCATTGGAGGAACTAATgattattagttttattaaaaattatttttgtccataccaatttatttttaaatgtaagctgtgcatttttaatttttcactccAAGAGATTAAACCATTTTTTTGCGTATCGTTTATCTGgttttgagatttatttagtattgatgataattgaaaaaaaaatatgttgaacTATTCAGAAGAGTTTATATATAAAGTCAATAAAAAGATgaaatattccaatattccaaacttttggacatatgtgtagtcagaaaccgtcagcaaacagttggtcagtgagagaacataatacagtcaccagtgctatcccctctactcgcgctggtcgactatacGCTGATGGTTTAAAACTGTTTGAAAcggatgctagaacaaacctattattaccTTTTTGTATTTAGCTTTAAATTTGGTATTTAAATTTGCGAAGTTCTATTTCTGTATCTGTACCTCAGAGCTAAACTGTATTAACTCACAAAATTGACATTTTACAGGAGAGCACCTTGAAAGAAATATAAAgagtaaattttaaatacaatttcTATTTATTGTTCTTCAAGTGTAAATGATACTATATAATATACAGAGTTGGGCTAaagaatggaaccaagcaaatatctttgaaacgaaaagaccaatatttttgaaactttgcatgcaagtatagtgacgcaaaacgcatctgttgctatactttttgttactagttcacttccggtttcaccggaaatacccttaacttatttactttaaatgggacaccctgtatatttttgcagattttgaaaGAACTTTTTATTTGTAATTCATAAATACCAAgcttggaagaaaaaactattaaaacaagaaataaatctctttacagttaaaaaataggttaatttatttacgttagaccaacgataataaaaataaaaaaaaaatcatttaaaatgtTGAAAATGATAGTTTGAGGTGATTCCTCTAAATCAATTGCAATATTTGTTTAATAACTTCGTtcaattcattaaaaatattacacacctCGTCATGAGTTCTAACACGATCACCATGACCAATATAATATTTCAATGCGATCtctttcacttaaatgaaccattttgaatagaacttatttctgtcaattagttcagtaacagttaccTACTATgctaaattcaaataaatacaACAATAGTTTTAGTCTATAGTATGGACAATAgtactcgtttatttttaatacaaaaaattatctacagacactttttaactatttttttcttctaaatttggtatgtatgaattaaaaataataagttctttcaaaatctgcaaaaatatacagggtgtcccatttaaaataaataagttaagggtatttccggtgaaaccggaagtgaactagtaacaaaaagtatagcaacagatgcgttttgcgtcactgtacttgcatgcaaagtttcaaaaagattgttcttttcgtttcaaagatatttgcttggttccattcttTAGCCCAACCCAGTATAGTAATATTATTACTGTATTTGTCATGTTTATGCCTCTTTCATTTTTGGAAAAAACATGGAGTTTGGCATGAAAACAATTACAATGTTTGGAAGATAATATTATAATGGTAAGTTGACACACATGAATAAATAATCTGGAGATAACATGGATATACATGATCTGGATATACATGAAACAAAATTTAGGCGAGaacactttttttaattaaatgaaataaacaatctCTATAAAACAAAATGAGTAAACAAAACTAAAGAAAACGAAACTCAAAGGATCCTGAGTGTTGTTCACTTAcaattttattttggaaaaattttataaatccttATCTACTATATCAGAGTGGGacaatattttctaaaaattatGAAATTCCTTCGGCTTATCGTCAATCACAGGCAGCGCCGCAGGAAACACAACACGCCTAGGATATTTGTTAAGATCAACAGCTTGGAATATTTCCGAACTAAAATTAGTTTTGAAAAAGTAATCCTAAATTATCGCTACATACTTCGTAGTGGACAACATCTGACATATGAAAGTCTGTATTCTGCTGAGTTTTTTTTTCTTGATAATAGAAGGTGAACAGTTGAAGCAGTTTAGTAAAGGGTCTTAAAATCCTTGAAGTCATTTAGTTCTACTTCCATTTATTTTGCACAGAATACTGACTACCAGTAGCATACCGCGGTTTTACATCGTTCCATGGATTTGATACTTCTTACATGTGCAAgtgtagtccagggtaataaggttttttccatgacacttgaacagccagggtactgaagcgttttttcgacgggtaatacctataagagcaaattgtaactatttcctgcgtaggatctggcggtcatttttatttataaacaattaagtgtcaaaaaatggaatttttcactttttttcaaatcaatggaaaacagggaaacttatggtttttttagtacaaatattttcgagaatatggaaaaaactttaaagtgacgtattacaaagtttgatatactcatttattgttaatttaattgcaaaataggtcggaattgcaaaaaaaattattttcgcaataactattataaaattagtgtacagctttgaagattttgtaaaataagggttctttggtgcttaatatgtgataaaaatttcaaagcgattcattcaattgtttaaattttattcaaattttttatcccagatagcattttttttgcaataacataagtcagaagaaaatgacgctGGAACCATTCcaaaggtgtcaaatgaaagtgcatgagctatattttcaacttagtttaaaaaagtgaataaaaatagttattttcctaacaagtgcagaaagtcattcttttccgcacgcgactgcagtttgtcgaacgacgcgaagcgggagttcggcaagcagtcgagtgcggaaaagagactttctgcaagagttaggaacaatattttttctaagagtctttaaaaaattaccaaatcttaatcaattaatttaattaatatgaaaatacataaacaaattaatcctttgacaaggttgtcaaaaccaaactttcaatataattagttagcatgacgacgatcttggtttccatgacgttgattcaaaacgactattattgtctaccgatttgactttcgaatattatgtcaaaataattttatttcatcgaactgtcgcgttaatttcattaaaacaggaacacaataagatatatttgaaataaattagtaaataatatctaaatattagtttattgcatgtattataattactttaaggccatattaacatatctaaattaacacgcgtgcggaaaagtaaaaaccgcgtgcggaaactttctaaactaaaatgcgtgcgcgaaagtagacatttttgcaggCTCGTagaaaaatgcatttattagtaataaataattatgcaaaagtatcgtaaatctttccttatatactttttattttgttatataagaaattatacatatttattatcgATTATGATATATATTTGTGATTAATTATACAATtctttatcaattatgatatagataacattacttggtagttgtgcacttaaaacagggttaataagttaatttttttggcaaaagttattcaaaaactttataaagaaaaattgacgatatttttgcataattatttattactaataaatgcctttcttattcacttttttaaaccatgttgaaaatgtagctcgtGCTCTTTTATttaacacctgtggaatggttctaaggtcatttttttctgacttatgttattgcaaaaaaaatgctccctcggataaacaatttgaataaaatttaaacaattgcatgaatcgctttgaaatttttatcacatattaagaaTCAAAGAAcactcatttgacaaaaatttcaaagctgtacacaaatttttacaatagttattgagaaaatattttttttcctcattccgacttttttcgcaagtatattaacaataaatgagtatatatatcaaactttgtaacacgtcattttaaagctttttccataatctcgaagatgtttgtactaaaaaaatcataagttttactgttttccgtcgatttgaaaaaaaaaggaaaaatgccatttCTGACAGttaaatgtttataaataaaaattgccgccagatcctacgcaggaaatagttaaaatttgttcctataggtattacctgtcgaaaaaacgcttcagtaccctggctgctgaagtgtcacgaacagggtatatttttgtcttattaccctggcctagtgATATTAACCCCACTAATACTACTgataatacttttattttgctgggTATTAAGAGTAAACGACTGTTTAGCTCGGAACTACGGAGGGACTTACTATAACGTTGCCTATCTTTGGAACCACATTAAATAGAATTTAACACGGTATCGCATATGAAAGATGTGAAGTCTGGTACGTAGACAGTGAAATATGTAAtacagtttaaaaaaataataatacagtTTAGCTCTGAGGTACAGGTATGAATTCAATAATACACCTTTAGTCAAATATTACCTTTTTATTATACAGGTCGACGCAGGCCCTACCCCTACCAGCGAACAAAGGGCAGCTGTCAAAAAGGCCCATGACCATTGCCAAACCAACGAGGAAACTAGAATTGACGACGATGTGTTTGAAAAAGTTAAGAGGGGCGAAAAGGTAGACAACGCAAAACTGTCAAAACATACTCTATGTATGAACGTACAAACGGGGCTTCAAACGCAAAGTGGTGATATAAATGTAGACAAATTGAGGAAGGCTCTGACTGAAGCTATAAGCGACCCAAATCTTGTAAATACAATCGTAGAGAAATGCGGCAAACGCGTAGCAGGTGAAACCGCTGAAGAATCTGCTGTTACTTTTTTCAAATGTCTTCATTCGCAAGGTCCACCACATGGTCATGGACACCATTAAATAAGTTTTAGCCTAGAATTAGCGTAAATAAAAGATtatataaatttgtttttttttatttttaattttgttaatccACTAAACTTTTttagctaaaaatatttttatactacCACACTGCAGAGGTTATAATGATACCAAAAATAGGAAAAGATAACCATGAATTAACATCATACAGGCCAATCTCCTTACTATCCATAATCTCAAAGGTGTTTGAAAAATTACTACTACGAAGAATGAACCatataattgaacaaaaaaatattattccaactcatcaatttggattccgtgataaacactccacaattgaccatatccatcgaatagtaactgaaatagaaaaagcactggaaggggacaaaatttgttcggcagtattcctggatatcgcaaaagcatttgacaaagtatggcacgacggtctgttaatgaagctaaagaaaatatttcctatgcaactcgttgaaatattgaagtcatacctacaccagcgaacatttagagttaaaatggaaaagagtactctgagttaaagcaaataaatgcagaggttccacaaggtagcgttcttggaccaatactataccttttgtacacatctgacattccggagagggaaaacatccaactggccacatttgctgatgatacaacAGTCATGGCAATAGGAGCAACTATAGAGGAATCTACGATTAACttacaaaatgcaattaatggcataggaggctggtccaaaaaatggcgtataaagtttaatgaacagaagtcagttcatattaacttcactaacaagaaaatcaataatcttccaattatcctaaacaacaacgttgttcctaataaaaaaacagcgaaatacctgggtttaaatctcaacgtcaaactaaaatggaaggagcacgttaaaaagaaaactgaacagatgaagataaagtacaaaaatttgtattggctagtaggtaggtactctcaactttccatccagaacaaaatactaatTGACCAACAGATATTGAAACCGGTGTGGACCTATGGCCTACAATTATGGGGCTGTACCAAAAAAAGTAATTACCGAAATTTAGAAATGCTCCAGAACCGAATATTAAGGAATATTTTATGTGCTCCCTGGTATGTTCGGAACGACGATTTGCGTAGAGATCTTAAAAtcgaatctattccaaatgaaattaagaaagtcgCCAGGAGACATGAAGACAGGCTCCATAGACATCCCAACCATGAAGCacttcagcttcttgtcaacgaaccccagatgcgaaggctcaagaggactaaaccgttcTAGCTCGTGTAATCTGTGAAGTTGTGCCGGGCTTgttagtgttgtgcattgtattgtagccacaacaaatacgtgagcaattagtgaaaagcagagtgAGTGCTCTGCTGTGTAGCCTCAACAAAGAAGTGGACATTTCATGTaaaaaaagctaggatggaccaggtgacatctagtttacaaacatttttagggaaattaggttaaagaaaaaatactgattaatcttgtagattaggtgtatttatattgtttaaataaaaaaactactacCACACTGCTTACTCTGTGATCATTTTATTTGacaattaaattttaaacttGGGATTCCTACCAGTAGCTGGCTGTACACcttataaaccgggagatattaacagaacttcaaccacgattttctaagtcctgccctttgcaatactggaaggttagaaaaaatacttacaatttatggaaaaatccacgtgctgcctgtgacattttcctgtgaaaattagatttttcatgaggaaaaaaatggggagttgcgatgaatttctgagtcctgccgtatccatagaatgacaggatactatcaattttatgaagaaattttttcgggcaggagggttgcaaaaggactaagggagtatatagatatacaaaaatgtaatgaaaataatgaaattttcataattttctgagtcctgccatcttaatcaattaaacataattatttgaaaatgatcgaacaaatgttggcatgacgtatCCTAATAGTGGAGTCACTAAAGGTGGATacgagctattacctccgattccGTTGAACCTAACctacatcgatttgcatgaaaattggtgagtggttagaggatatctcaagaaacaaaggtgacatggtgcaaacttgcgcttttaccctgggggtggatgccaccccttctcgggggtgaaaataatttaataaaagtaACCCCATAAtttgatagagggacaaatttcaagcaaaatttgttacataaagttattaaaataaatcaaaactttttgagttattaaaaatcaaagattttaaatttttcttgagaaaaatgcatgtttttaaccaatttttcatcaataactcaaaaagtgtaagtttttacaaaaaagatattattatcaaaattaaatctaataaaaaataaaataaatcccttactagaaaaaccttttgttaactaaaagtgagttataggtaattgactgtatatttttttcggcgagtagaAAACTCTATTCAAGCTGAAATatcgggaaattgatgcattttataacataaactgaTTAAAcgtttgtcaaagtacttaaaaatatctatcaaatgagcccccgagcATGTTG
The window above is part of the Diabrotica virgifera virgifera chromosome 2, PGI_DIABVI_V3a genome. Proteins encoded here:
- the LOC114329530 gene encoding uncharacterized protein LOC114329530, whose amino-acid sequence is MKCLIIVTVFCILAVVDAGPTPTSEQRAAVKKAHDHCQTNEETRIDDDVFEKVKRGEKVDNAKLSKHTLCMNVQTGLQTQSGDINVDKLRKALTEAISDPNLVNTIVEKCGKRVAGETAEESAVTFFKCLHSQGPPHGHGHH